From one Thalassobaculum sp. OXR-137 genomic stretch:
- a CDS encoding acyclic terpene utilization AtuA family protein: MSGKTVHIGCGAGFAGDRWDAAVPVVATLATREGPRYLMYETLAERTLALAQQAKIEDPSKGYSPYLERILRPVLAKAKAARIKVVSNFGAANPGAGAKRILEMAREEGIDGLKVAVVEGDDLTAVMSEGDIRGHKAVEGLEMPEGKLVAANVYLGAQAIADALAMGADVVVVGRCADPALALGPLIHEHGWSLEDLDRIAAGTMCGHLLECGAQVTGGYFADPGYKDVPDFGHVGFPIAEVEADGTVTITKADKTGGLVSHRTVKEQLLYEMHDPANYLTPDVVLDITGVAIEEVGPDRVKITGAKGKQRPPTLKATVSFEGGWMGEGEITYAGPNARRRAELAIEALQTRVRDLGTNWPLRFDLIGTVSTFDGDGGDLRSAADWDTDGEYRVRMATKGPDRQMAQWIADEVLSLYCSGPAGGGGVRHRIVPQITTASILVDRAKVSASARLVEETAR, from the coding sequence GTGTCGGGCAAGACCGTCCATATCGGCTGCGGAGCCGGCTTCGCCGGAGACCGCTGGGACGCCGCCGTTCCCGTCGTCGCCACGCTCGCCACCCGCGAGGGGCCGCGTTACCTGATGTACGAGACCCTGGCCGAGCGCACCCTGGCGCTGGCCCAGCAGGCCAAGATCGAGGACCCGTCGAAGGGCTACTCGCCGTATCTGGAGCGCATCCTGCGCCCGGTCCTGGCCAAGGCGAAGGCGGCCCGCATCAAGGTCGTCTCCAATTTCGGCGCCGCCAATCCGGGCGCCGGGGCGAAGCGCATCCTGGAGATGGCCAGGGAGGAAGGCATCGACGGCCTCAAGGTCGCCGTCGTGGAAGGCGACGACCTGACCGCGGTGATGAGCGAAGGCGACATCCGCGGCCACAAGGCGGTGGAAGGACTGGAGATGCCCGAGGGCAAGCTGGTCGCCGCCAACGTCTATCTCGGAGCGCAGGCCATCGCGGACGCGCTTGCCATGGGCGCCGACGTGGTGGTGGTCGGCCGCTGCGCCGATCCGGCACTGGCGCTGGGCCCTCTGATCCACGAGCACGGCTGGAGCCTGGAGGATCTCGACCGCATCGCCGCCGGCACCATGTGCGGCCATCTGCTGGAATGCGGCGCCCAGGTCACCGGCGGCTACTTCGCCGATCCCGGCTACAAGGACGTCCCCGATTTCGGCCATGTCGGCTTCCCGATCGCCGAGGTGGAGGCCGACGGCACCGTCACCATAACCAAGGCCGACAAGACCGGCGGGCTGGTCAGCCACCGCACGGTGAAGGAACAGCTGCTTTACGAGATGCACGACCCGGCCAACTACCTCACCCCCGACGTGGTGCTGGACATCACCGGCGTGGCCATCGAGGAGGTCGGCCCCGACCGGGTGAAGATCACCGGGGCGAAGGGCAAGCAGCGTCCGCCGACCCTGAAGGCGACGGTCAGCTTCGAAGGCGGCTGGATGGGCGAAGGCGAGATCACCTATGCCGGCCCGAACGCCCGGCGCCGGGCGGAGCTGGCGATCGAGGCGCTGCAGACCCGGGTGCGCGATCTCGGCACCAACTGGCCGCTGCGCTTCGACCTGATCGGCACGGTCTCCACCTTCGACGGAGACGGCGGCGACCTGCGGAGCGCCGCGGACTGGGATACCGACGGCGAATACCGGGTCCGGATGGCGACCAAGGGGCCGGACAGGCAGATGGCCCAATGGATCGCCGACGAGGTGCTGTCGCTCTACTGCTCGGGTCCCGCCGGCGGCGGCGGGGTGCGGCACCGCATCGTGCCGCAGATCACCACGGCCTCCATCCTGGTCGACCGCGCCAAGGTCTCGGCCTCCGCCCGTCTCGTCGAGGAGACTGCCCGATGA
- a CDS encoding PAS domain-containing protein — protein MKDLEERAIWLSSQSDGASLDNPQLLRLFDYWKAAARGGPAPRRDDIDPPIDFPSYLPTTIMFDVERPEAGPLQFRYRLMGTQLVDFAGRDLKGLTLEEAFGADSTRDVAIYRQVVETCSCYSGQRISMIESRQMFERYRRIVMPILGNESGQVDRIWTWITYTEFSPEP, from the coding sequence ATGAAGGATCTGGAAGAGCGGGCGATCTGGTTGTCGTCGCAATCGGACGGCGCGTCCCTGGACAATCCGCAGCTTCTTCGGCTGTTCGACTACTGGAAGGCGGCCGCCCGGGGCGGACCGGCGCCCCGGCGCGACGATATCGACCCGCCGATCGACTTTCCGAGCTATCTGCCGACCACCATCATGTTCGATGTCGAGCGGCCGGAAGCGGGACCGCTGCAGTTCCGATACCGGCTCATGGGCACGCAACTGGTCGATTTCGCCGGCCGGGATCTCAAGGGGCTGACGCTGGAGGAAGCCTTCGGTGCGGATTCCACCCGTGACGTCGCGATCTACCGCCAGGTCGTTGAAACCTGCAGCTGCTACAGCGGCCAGCGGATCTCGATGATCGAAAGCCGGCAGATGTTCGAGCGCTACCGCCGGATCGTCATGCCGATCCTCGGCAACGAGTCCGGCCAGGTGGATCGGATCTGGACCTGGATCACCTACACGGAATTCTCCCCGGAACCGTGA
- a CDS encoding long-chain fatty acid--CoA ligase produces MVNLAHALEASAALYPAREAVVCGPRRLTYRELDRAASRLAAGLADRGIGPGSIVALACPNLPAFPIAYFAILKTGATVLPVSLLLKADEIAYMLGHSKAAALLCHVGSETAQIGREGLAAFERTQSCAHFAWIAAEDGSRPVDGHPSLDDLAAEVDAFDTVNRSAADTAVVVYTSGTTGRPKGAELTHSNLLIHALMIRNNGTWDSDEVLLVALPLFHIFGQICQMAAGLSGGATLVLVPKFDAATVLRLMRSEGVTRFSGVPTMYWAMLNHAEKEGIGAEAFASIRGATSGGASMPVDIMRRFDARFGTEIREGYGLSETSPAATTHAPGMPRKPGSVGTPLWGVQVRIVDDDGNPMPTGERGEVVVRGHCVMKGYLNDPEATAEAFRGGWFHTGDIGLLDADGYLFIVDRKKEMIIRNGMNVYPREVEEILISHPEISLVAVIGVPHEEHGQEVKAVAVRAPGSAVCESSLIAWARDQMGAHKYPRIVEFRDALPMNATGKILKRELS; encoded by the coding sequence ATGGTCAATCTGGCCCATGCGCTGGAGGCCTCGGCGGCGCTGTATCCGGCGCGCGAGGCCGTGGTCTGTGGCCCCCGTCGACTGACCTACCGGGAGCTCGACCGCGCAGCGAGCCGGCTGGCCGCCGGATTGGCGGATCGCGGCATCGGTCCGGGCAGCATCGTGGCGCTGGCCTGCCCCAACCTCCCCGCCTTCCCCATCGCCTATTTCGCCATCCTGAAGACCGGCGCCACCGTGCTGCCGGTCAGCCTGCTGCTGAAGGCCGACGAGATCGCCTACATGCTCGGCCATTCGAAAGCCGCCGCCTTGCTGTGCCATGTGGGCTCCGAGACGGCGCAGATCGGCCGGGAGGGGCTGGCGGCGTTCGAGCGGACGCAGAGTTGCGCGCACTTCGCCTGGATCGCCGCGGAAGACGGGTCCCGGCCGGTGGACGGGCATCCGTCCCTGGACGACCTCGCGGCCGAAGTGGACGCATTCGACACCGTCAACCGCTCGGCCGCCGACACCGCCGTGGTGGTCTACACATCGGGCACGACTGGACGGCCCAAGGGGGCGGAGCTGACCCATTCCAACCTGCTGATCCACGCGCTGATGATCCGCAACAACGGAACCTGGGACAGCGACGAGGTGCTGCTGGTGGCCCTGCCCCTCTTCCACATCTTCGGCCAGATCTGCCAGATGGCGGCCGGACTGTCCGGCGGGGCGACCCTGGTGCTGGTACCGAAGTTCGATGCCGCCACGGTCCTGCGGCTGATGCGGAGCGAGGGTGTCACCCGGTTCTCCGGCGTGCCGACCATGTACTGGGCGATGCTGAACCACGCCGAAAAGGAGGGCATCGGGGCCGAGGCCTTCGCCAGCATCCGGGGCGCGACCTCGGGCGGGGCGTCCATGCCGGTGGATATCATGCGCCGGTTCGACGCCCGCTTCGGCACCGAGATCCGCGAGGGCTACGGGCTGAGCGAGACCTCGCCGGCGGCCACCACCCATGCGCCGGGCATGCCGCGCAAGCCGGGCTCGGTGGGAACCCCGCTCTGGGGCGTGCAGGTGCGGATCGTGGACGATGACGGTAACCCGATGCCGACCGGCGAACGCGGCGAGGTGGTCGTGCGCGGCCACTGCGTGATGAAGGGGTATCTGAACGACCCGGAGGCGACGGCAGAGGCGTTCCGTGGCGGCTGGTTCCACACCGGCGATATCGGCCTTCTGGATGCGGACGGCTATCTGTTCATCGTCGACCGCAAGAAGGAGATGATCATCCGCAACGGGATGAACGTCTATCCGCGCGAGGTGGAGGAGATCCTGATCTCCCACCCGGAGATCTCCCTGGTCGCGGTGATCGGCGTGCCGCATGAGGAGCACGGCCAAGAGGTCAAGGCGGTCGCCGTGCGGGCGCCCGGGTCGGCGGTCTGCGAAAGCAGCCTCATCGCCTGGGCGCGGGACCAGATGGGGGCGCACAAGTATCCGCGCATCGTGGAGTTCCGGGATGCGCTGCCGATGAACGCGACGGGAAAGATCCTGAAGCGGGAGCTGAGTTAG
- the msrB gene encoding peptide-methionine (R)-S-oxide reductase MsrB, with amino-acid sequence MADRIEKTDAEWKAQLTPEQYKVARKHGTERPFANAYHDSKTPGTYVCVCCGQPLFDSETKYDSGTGWPSFWAPISEEAVGVKTDRSFFMTRTEVHCSRCEAHLGHMFPDGPAPTGQRYCMNSASMVLHEKQKDQEAS; translated from the coding sequence ATGGCCGACAGGATCGAAAAGACCGATGCCGAGTGGAAGGCCCAGCTCACACCCGAGCAGTACAAGGTCGCGCGCAAGCACGGCACCGAGCGGCCCTTCGCCAACGCCTATCACGACAGCAAGACGCCCGGGACCTATGTCTGCGTGTGCTGCGGTCAGCCGCTGTTTGACAGCGAGACCAAGTACGACAGCGGCACCGGCTGGCCGAGTTTCTGGGCGCCGATCAGCGAGGAGGCGGTCGGCGTCAAGACCGACCGCTCGTTCTTCATGACCCGTACCGAGGTCCATTGCAGCCGGTGCGAGGCCCATCTGGGGCACATGTTCCCGGACGGCCCGGCCCCCACCGGCCAACGTTATTGCATGAATTCGGCCAGCATGGTTCTCCATGAAAAACAAAAGGATCAGGAAGCATCCTGA
- a CDS encoding CoA transferase: protein MANEKTSGGTLAGIKVVDCTRVLGGPYCTQMLGDHGAEIIKIEPPQGDEVRDWGPPFDDGKDASYFLGVNRNKRSLALDLSTDRGKEVLLRLLEEADVLVENYKPGSMEKWGLGYEEVLKERFPKLVHCRISGFGADGPYGGFPGYDGIIQAMVGHFSINGAPEAGPVRLGIPMVDIGTGLYSCNAILMALLERGRSGHGQYIDMTLYDCGLALMHPHVANYSLSGRVPKLTGNQHPNISPYDLFKTATVDIFVAGGNDRAFKKLCKELGKPELGDDPRYATNGDRLNNQDSLRAELQALLAEVDGNELCDRLLAAGLPVGPMRNTEEVMTHPHTLHRAMAAEKDGWKGWGIPIKFSRTPGEIKRRPPRFGEHGRELLEENGFSAEEVDGLIADGTVLEARRKS, encoded by the coding sequence GTGGCGAATGAGAAGACGTCCGGCGGCACACTCGCCGGGATCAAGGTTGTCGACTGCACCCGCGTGCTCGGCGGGCCGTACTGCACCCAGATGCTGGGCGACCACGGGGCCGAGATCATCAAGATCGAGCCGCCCCAGGGCGACGAGGTCCGCGACTGGGGCCCGCCGTTCGACGACGGCAAGGACGCCAGCTACTTTCTCGGCGTGAACCGCAACAAGCGGTCGCTCGCCCTCGACCTGTCCACCGACCGCGGCAAGGAGGTTCTGCTCCGCCTGCTGGAAGAGGCGGACGTCCTGGTCGAGAACTACAAGCCGGGCTCGATGGAAAAATGGGGCCTGGGCTACGAGGAGGTGCTGAAGGAGCGCTTCCCGAAGCTGGTCCACTGCCGGATCTCCGGCTTCGGTGCCGACGGGCCCTATGGCGGGTTCCCGGGCTATGACGGGATCATCCAGGCGATGGTCGGGCATTTCTCGATCAATGGCGCACCGGAGGCCGGCCCGGTCCGTCTGGGCATTCCGATGGTCGATATCGGCACCGGCCTGTACTCGTGCAACGCCATCCTGATGGCGCTGCTGGAGCGCGGGCGGTCCGGCCACGGCCAGTATATCGACATGACCCTGTACGATTGCGGTCTGGCGCTCATGCACCCGCATGTCGCCAACTACTCGCTGTCGGGCCGGGTGCCGAAGCTGACCGGCAACCAGCATCCGAACATCAGCCCCTACGACCTGTTCAAGACCGCCACCGTCGACATCTTCGTCGCCGGCGGCAACGACCGGGCGTTCAAGAAGCTCTGCAAGGAGCTGGGCAAGCCGGAGCTGGGCGACGATCCGCGTTACGCCACCAACGGCGACCGGCTGAACAATCAGGATTCCCTGCGCGCCGAACTGCAGGCTCTGCTGGCCGAAGTCGATGGCAACGAGCTGTGCGACCGCCTGCTGGCGGCCGGCCTGCCGGTCGGGCCGATGCGCAACACCGAGGAGGTGATGACCCATCCGCATACCCTCCACCGCGCCATGGCGGCGGAGAAGGACGGCTGGAAGGGCTGGGGCATCCCGATCAAGTTCTCCCGCACCCCCGGCGAGATCAAGCGCCGCCCGCCGCGTTTCGGCGAGCATGGCCGCGAGCTGCTGGAAGAGAACGGCTTCAGCGCCGAGGAGGTCGACGGCCTGATCGCCGACGGCACCGTACTCGAGGCGCGCCGCAAGTCGTGA
- a CDS encoding 2-methylaconitate cis-trans isomerase PrpF family protein: MTDPNRIPAVFIRGGTSKGVFFHARDLPADQAARDALFLTVIGSPDPYGRQLDGMGGGYSSVSKAVIIAPSERDDADVDFTFAQVVVDKPLVDYAQTCGNLSSAVGPFAVDEGLVSVPDGPTVVRVFNTNTSKIYHAHFEVRGGRAVEVGDYVLAGVSGSAALVRLDYVHPGGAMTRAFLPTGNAVDSFEVAGIGRVESSLVDATNPVVFVDAAAFGKTGTEHPDALDADKAFMAAMDDLRRQAGVAMGMAERPQDVPLSNPKIAILAGPADFTTIAGEPVPAADHDILIRILSMEKCHKAVTGTGAMCLSAACGVVGSVPHRLRRGSDPKVRLASPSGIVELAADVGQAADGTWEARAISVERTQRRLMEGWVRLPHG; encoded by the coding sequence ATGACCGACCCGAATCGCATCCCCGCCGTCTTCATCCGAGGCGGTACCAGCAAGGGCGTCTTCTTCCACGCCCGCGACCTGCCCGCCGACCAGGCGGCACGGGACGCCCTGTTCCTGACGGTGATCGGCAGCCCGGACCCTTACGGCCGCCAGTTGGACGGGATGGGCGGCGGCTATTCCTCGGTTTCCAAGGCGGTGATCATCGCCCCGTCGGAGCGCGACGACGCCGATGTGGACTTCACCTTCGCCCAGGTGGTGGTGGACAAGCCGCTGGTCGACTACGCCCAGACCTGCGGCAACCTCTCCAGCGCGGTCGGCCCCTTCGCGGTGGACGAAGGGCTGGTGTCGGTGCCCGACGGGCCGACGGTGGTGCGGGTGTTCAACACCAACACCTCGAAGATCTACCACGCCCATTTCGAGGTGCGCGGCGGACGGGCGGTGGAGGTCGGCGACTACGTGCTGGCCGGGGTGTCGGGCAGTGCCGCCCTGGTGCGCCTCGACTATGTGCATCCGGGCGGGGCGATGACCCGGGCCTTCCTGCCCACGGGCAACGCCGTCGACAGCTTCGAGGTGGCGGGGATCGGGCGGGTGGAATCCTCCCTGGTGGACGCGACCAACCCGGTCGTGTTCGTGGATGCCGCCGCCTTCGGCAAGACCGGCACGGAGCACCCGGACGCTCTGGACGCGGACAAGGCCTTCATGGCGGCGATGGACGACCTGCGGCGTCAGGCGGGTGTCGCCATGGGCATGGCCGAACGGCCCCAGGACGTGCCGCTGTCCAACCCGAAGATCGCCATCCTGGCCGGACCGGCGGATTTCACCACCATCGCCGGGGAGCCGGTCCCCGCCGCCGACCACGACATCTTGATCCGCATCCTTTCGATGGAGAAATGCCACAAGGCGGTGACCGGGACGGGCGCGATGTGCCTGTCGGCGGCCTGCGGGGTGGTGGGCTCTGTGCCGCATCGCCTGCGCCGGGGGAGCGACCCGAAGGTCCGGCTGGCCTCGCCCTCGGGGATCGTGGAGCTGGCGGCCGATGTGGGACAGGCGGCGGACGGCACCTGGGAGGCGCGCGCCATCTCCGTGGAACGCACCCAGCGGCGCCTGATGGAAGGCTGGGTGCGTCTGCCGCACGGGTGA
- a CDS encoding 3-hydroxyacyl-CoA dehydrogenase NAD-binding domain-containing protein codes for MSAVIEERRGRIALLRLNNPPVNGLGWPVREGLDAAVARLGGDPEVDGIVLTGDGRMFCAGADIREFGTTPPEHVRRLTPILDDMEGLDKPVVAAIHGVAAGGGMELALGCHYRVCGPKTKLGLPEVTLGILPGAGGTQRMPRVAGVSKALELIVSGRLISEKEAYEAGIVDELVDGDVAAVIDAAVAAAERLAASDAPLPRSGQRTDKLQEAKDNPGLFDDFRKSMAKRARGMNAPYACVRCVEAATRLDLAEGLKFERAEFEQLVNAVEAQSMRHAFFAEREVAKIPDVPKDTPTRPVQKVGVVGCGTMGGGIAMVFANAGLPVTVVESEQAALDAGIEKIRKNYAATVSKGRLAQAAMDKRMGLITGTTDMAALADVDMVVEAVFEDMAVKKQLFARLDGICKPGAILATNTSTLDVNEIAAATQRPQDVIGTHFFSPANVMRLMENVRGEKTAADVIATVMDLSKTLGKVGVLVGVCHGFVGNRMLHQYLREAMFLVEEGALPQDVDRVLYDFGMPMGPFAMCDLAGNDVGWRVRQEQIKANGGKPSNGRYSGTVADKICDLGRFGQKTGKGWFAYADGRTPQPDPEVEAIIVETSKELGIERRSVSDEEILERCLYPLVNEGAKILDEGIALRASDIDAVWMHGYGFPRYRGGPMFWADKVGLKTIAAKLQAFEKAHGPWMAPSPLLLKLAEEGKGFGDV; via the coding sequence ATGAGCGCCGTGATCGAAGAGCGCCGTGGGCGTATCGCGCTGCTGCGGCTGAACAATCCGCCGGTGAACGGCCTGGGCTGGCCGGTGCGCGAAGGGCTGGACGCGGCGGTCGCCAGGCTAGGTGGCGATCCGGAGGTCGACGGGATCGTGCTGACCGGCGACGGGCGGATGTTCTGCGCCGGCGCCGACATCCGCGAGTTCGGCACCACCCCTCCGGAGCATGTGCGCCGTCTGACGCCGATCCTCGACGACATGGAAGGCCTCGACAAGCCGGTGGTCGCCGCCATTCACGGCGTGGCGGCCGGCGGCGGCATGGAGCTGGCGCTGGGTTGCCACTACCGGGTCTGCGGGCCGAAGACCAAGCTCGGCCTGCCCGAGGTCACCCTCGGCATCCTGCCGGGCGCCGGCGGAACCCAGCGCATGCCGCGGGTCGCCGGGGTGTCCAAGGCGCTGGAGCTGATCGTCTCCGGCCGGCTGATCTCCGAGAAGGAGGCCTATGAGGCCGGTATAGTCGACGAACTGGTGGACGGCGACGTCGCCGCGGTGATCGATGCGGCCGTCGCCGCCGCCGAACGGCTTGCCGCGTCGGACGCGCCGCTGCCCCGCTCGGGCCAGCGCACCGACAAGCTGCAGGAGGCCAAGGACAATCCGGGGCTGTTCGACGACTTCCGCAAATCCATGGCCAAGCGGGCGCGCGGCATGAACGCGCCCTATGCCTGTGTGCGCTGCGTGGAGGCCGCGACCCGTCTCGACCTCGCCGAGGGGCTGAAGTTCGAGCGCGCCGAGTTCGAGCAACTGGTCAACGCGGTGGAGGCGCAGTCCATGCGCCACGCCTTCTTCGCCGAGCGCGAGGTGGCCAAGATCCCCGACGTGCCCAAGGACACCCCGACCCGGCCGGTGCAGAAGGTCGGCGTCGTGGGCTGCGGCACCATGGGTGGGGGGATCGCCATGGTCTTCGCCAATGCCGGCCTGCCGGTGACGGTGGTCGAGAGTGAGCAGGCGGCTCTGGACGCGGGTATCGAGAAGATCAGGAAGAACTACGCCGCCACCGTCTCCAAGGGCCGGCTGGCCCAGGCGGCAATGGACAAACGCATGGGCCTGATCACCGGCACCACCGACATGGCGGCGCTGGCGGATGTCGACATGGTGGTGGAGGCCGTGTTCGAGGACATGGCCGTGAAGAAGCAGCTGTTCGCCAGGCTCGACGGCATCTGCAAGCCTGGCGCGATCCTGGCGACGAACACGTCGACGCTCGACGTGAACGAGATCGCCGCGGCCACCCAGCGGCCGCAGGACGTGATCGGGACCCACTTCTTCAGCCCGGCCAACGTCATGCGGCTGATGGAGAACGTGCGCGGCGAGAAGACCGCTGCCGACGTGATCGCCACGGTCATGGACCTGTCCAAGACCCTGGGCAAGGTCGGCGTGCTGGTCGGGGTCTGCCACGGCTTCGTCGGCAACCGGATGCTGCACCAGTATCTGCGCGAGGCGATGTTCCTGGTGGAGGAGGGCGCGCTGCCCCAGGACGTGGACCGGGTGCTGTACGATTTCGGCATGCCCATGGGACCGTTCGCCATGTGCGATCTGGCCGGCAACGATGTCGGCTGGCGGGTGCGTCAGGAGCAGATCAAGGCCAACGGCGGCAAGCCATCCAACGGGCGCTATTCCGGCACCGTCGCCGACAAGATCTGCGATCTCGGCCGGTTCGGACAGAAGACCGGCAAGGGCTGGTTCGCCTATGCCGACGGCCGGACGCCGCAGCCCGATCCCGAGGTCGAGGCGATCATCGTCGAGACGTCAAAGGAGCTGGGCATTGAGCGCCGATCGGTGTCCGACGAGGAGATCCTGGAGCGCTGCCTCTACCCGCTGGTGAACGAGGGCGCGAAGATCCTGGACGAGGGCATCGCCCTGCGGGCCAGCGACATCGATGCGGTGTGGATGCACGGCTACGGCTTCCCGCGCTACCGCGGCGGTCCGATGTTCTGGGCCGACAAGGTGGGGCTGAAGACCATCGCGGCGAAGCTCCAGGCCTTCGAAAAGGCCCACGGCCCCTGGATGGCCCCGAGCCCGCTGCTGCTGAAGCTGGCGGAAGAGGGCAAGGGGTTCGGGGACGTCTGA
- a CDS encoding cysteine dioxygenase family protein produces the protein MAETKNGVPAMIETLVADIRRILGEEPAGEPMLAALTDRLAPLARDTSWIVDELYETDANQGFGISVLHEEEDDGFLLETVCWEPGRGVAPHDHQTWGVVMGLAGEEINVDWRRLDDGAEPGRASLEQAGETVVTGGVVKTFRPDDIHSIRNDSDRPSLSLHLYGRSLAKTDRSEFNPLAGTVVPCPKRVRRTG, from the coding sequence ATGGCTGAAACCAAGAACGGAGTACCTGCGATGATCGAGACCCTGGTCGCCGATATCCGCCGCATCCTGGGCGAGGAGCCGGCGGGTGAGCCGATGCTGGCCGCCCTGACCGACCGGCTGGCGCCCCTGGCCCGCGACACCTCATGGATCGTCGACGAGCTGTACGAGACCGACGCCAATCAGGGCTTCGGTATCTCGGTCCTGCACGAGGAGGAGGATGACGGCTTCCTGCTGGAGACCGTGTGCTGGGAGCCGGGCCGGGGCGTGGCGCCGCACGACCACCAGACCTGGGGTGTGGTGATGGGGCTGGCGGGGGAGGAGATCAATGTCGACTGGCGGCGCCTCGACGACGGGGCGGAGCCGGGCAGGGCCTCCCTGGAGCAGGCGGGGGAGACTGTGGTAACCGGCGGCGTGGTGAAGACCTTCCGGCCGGACGACATCCACTCGATCCGCAACGATTCCGACCGGCCGTCCCTGTCGCTGCACCTCTACGGCCGCAGTCTCGCCAAGACCGACCGCAGCGAGTTCAACCCGCTGGCGGGAACGGTCGTTCCGTGTCCGAAACGGGTGCGACGGACGGGATAG
- a CDS encoding D-2-hydroxyacid dehydrogenase family protein, whose translation MPKIAILDDYANAALTSADWSSLPDGFEPVVFTDNLVAVEPLVERLKEFEIVCAMRERTPFPGEVFRRLPNLKLFITSGMRNNAVDFASAKEMGVVTCGTDSPGSSTVELTWALILGTMRNVAFDHLTMKQGGWQERTGTAVSGKTLGVVGLGKLGGAVADIAPKFGLDVIAWSPNLKQERCDELGVEKVSKEELFSRADIVTIHMILSDRSRGLITAEDLGRMKSSAILVNTSRGPIVEQQALIDALTGGKIRAAAVDVYDQEPLPADHPFRKIDNLLTTPHVGYVTQESYRTFYSQMVENIQAWADGAPKRVIGG comes from the coding sequence GTGCCCAAGATTGCGATCCTGGACGACTACGCCAACGCCGCCCTGACCAGCGCCGACTGGTCGAGCCTGCCCGACGGGTTCGAGCCGGTGGTCTTCACCGACAACCTGGTGGCGGTGGAGCCCCTGGTCGAGCGGCTGAAGGAGTTCGAGATCGTCTGCGCCATGCGGGAGCGCACGCCGTTTCCGGGCGAGGTGTTCCGGCGACTGCCGAACCTGAAGCTGTTCATCACCTCGGGCATGCGGAACAACGCGGTCGACTTCGCCTCGGCCAAGGAGATGGGCGTCGTCACCTGCGGCACGGACAGCCCCGGCTCCAGCACGGTGGAGCTCACCTGGGCGCTGATCCTGGGCACCATGCGCAACGTCGCCTTCGACCACCTGACCATGAAGCAGGGCGGCTGGCAGGAGCGCACCGGCACGGCCGTGTCGGGCAAGACGCTGGGCGTGGTCGGCCTCGGCAAGCTCGGCGGCGCGGTGGCGGATATCGCGCCGAAATTCGGCCTCGACGTCATCGCCTGGTCGCCGAACCTGAAGCAGGAGCGCTGCGACGAGCTGGGCGTGGAGAAGGTGTCGAAGGAGGAGCTGTTCAGCCGCGCCGACATCGTCACCATCCACATGATCCTGTCCGACCGCTCGCGCGGCCTGATCACGGCCGAGGATCTCGGCCGGATGAAGTCCTCGGCGATCCTGGTGAACACCTCGCGCGGACCGATCGTCGAGCAGCAGGCGCTGATCGACGCGCTGACCGGCGGCAAGATCCGGGCGGCAGCGGTCGATGTCTACGACCAGGAACCGCTGCCGGCGGATCACCCGTTCCGCAAGATCGACAACCTGCTCACCACGCCCCATGTCGGCTACGTGACCCAGGAATCCTACCGGACGTTCTACAGCCAGATGGTCGAGAACATTCAGGCCTGGGCCGACGGTGCGCCCAAGAGGGTCATCGGCGGCTGA